Within the Camelus dromedarius isolate mCamDro1 chromosome 2, mCamDro1.pat, whole genome shotgun sequence genome, the region CCATCCAGCACCCCTGGTTCAAGCGTGCCCTGGGCCCCTTCTACCCCAGCCGGCTGTTCGACCAGTTCTTCGGGGAGGGCCTGTTTGAGTATGACCTGCTGCCCTTCCTGTCGTCCACCATCAGCCCCTACTACCGCCAGTCCCTCTTCCGCACCGTGCTGGACTCCGGCATCTCTGAGGTAAGGGCTGCTGCCTTCTGCGGCGCTGACCCCGCAGGCCTGGGCCGTGCGGAGGGGAAGCAGGGATCTCTGAGGCCCAGCCCGGGGCAGCCGTGGGCTCCACCTGCTCCCGCCTTGTTTCCTGGATGGTGACATCCTCAGGGCCACTTCCCTACCTCCCCTGACCTCCTCCCGCCCGGACGCACAGAGGCCGGGTGGGCTGTCCCCCAGCAGATCCTCCCCTGCCTCTGAGAGGGGGGCCGGCAGAGGACCCGCCTGAGCCCGACCACAGTCTTTCCTCCCATCAGCTCATGACCTGTATGTGGTTGGTTAAGGCCCCCATCGCATGCTGGGAGCCCCCAGAACAGCCCCGCCAAAGCCAGCTTGATGGTGGACAGAGCTTTGTGCTCAGGGGCCGTGCTTTCCCCCCCAGCAGgaagcctgggggtgggctgTGCCACCTGAGGTCCCACCGCAGAGCCGCAGAGCCGCAGAGCTGCAGGGCGGGCTCCCGCCAGGTCTGCCCGGTGCCGGAGACCAGGCCCCGAGGGGACGCAAGGAGGCCCATGGCCTTCCCTACCCCTGAGCCCCTGACTCCCCCAGGGTCCAGCATTCTGGAGGTGCCAGGTCCCACGACTGCAAAAACAGGGGCCTGCCCAGAGCTGGTACAGCGGTGGTCACTCCAGGGGCCAATGGAGCCGAAGCGCCTGTCCCGGGTGAGGGTGAGAGGAGAGGGGATGAGGCACTTTGTGTCTGAGGAGCTGGGCAGCCCATGCGGGCACGCAGGCTCACCACGTCCTATTGCAAAGATGGGCCCAGGCTGTTTAGGGACAGGCGAGTGGAAGCCAGGGCCGCGACCTTCTTCCAAGTGCGCAGTCCCACCAGCTAGCCAACCAACCCATGACCAGCCGACCAACTCATAACCAGCTCTGTAATCATAACCTGCCACTCAGCTCATAACCAGCCACCTAACACGACCAACCAGCCCCTCAACCCGCAACCAGTCAGCCAGCCGGCCCCTCACCAGGCAGGTGCTGGGTGTCAGCCTAGTGTCCACCCCGTCCTGAGTCCCAGGCCCTCCGTCCCCCGGGCACGTGGAGGGAGCGCTCAGAGACCTGACCTGCAGTCTCTGTCCCGAACTGGGGACCGAGCCCCGGCTGCTGCACTCCGGCCactccagccagccctgcaggggcCACGGCAGTCTCCCTCCCTGAGCTGCGGCGCGGCGGAGACCCATACGAGTGCCTGGTTTCAGGTCCGATCCGACCGGGACAAGTTTGTCATCTTTCTGGACGTGAAGCACTTCTCTCCCGAGGACCTGACGGTGAAGGTGCTGGAGGACTTCGTGGAGATCCACGGCAAGCACAACGAGAGGCAGGTGAGCTGGAGCTCGGCTGCGCCCCCTCCCCGGGCAAGTCCGCCTCCTGGTGACCTGCAAGCCggccccagccctctgcagcCTGGGCAGCGGGCCGTCAGCCAGTGGGGGACTGCAGGGACCCCCACCCAAGTACGGCTCAGCATCCCTGGCTCTGTCCAAATCCCCCGAGTGACTGGAGAGAGTAAGAAAGACCCCAGCAGACGCTGGCGCCCAGGGGACGCGCCCTGCAGGGCTTCACCCCAGCCTCACGTGAGAGGACCGTGCTGCTGGGCCTGTCAGAGCCCAAGAACTGGGGCCCTGCTCTCTCCAGGGGGCGGGGCACAGCCAGGACAGCGCTCAGGGACCAGGGCTTGGTCCAGTGGTGAGAGAAGCTGGTGGTGTGGGAGAGACCCCACCCCTGTCTGCTACTGGGCCCCTCTAGACACCCAGAC harbors:
- the CRYAA gene encoding alpha-crystallin A chain; this encodes MDIAIQHPWFKRALGPFYPSRLFDQFFGEGLFEYDLLPFLSSTISPYYRQSLFRTVLDSGISEVRSDRDKFVIFLDVKHFSPEDLTVKVLEDFVEIHGKHNERQDDHGYISREFHRRYRLPSNVDQSALSCSLSADGMLTFSGPKIPSGVDAGHSERAIPVSREEKPSSAPSS